The genomic stretch AAAACTTGCATCCTACTCCTGGTGAACTTTGGAGAGGTTGAGTTCTTGGTCTAAACTTTGCAGTTCAGGTCCATCTGAAGTAGAAATGAAAATGGAATTTAACCATAAAAGCAAAAGGACATTGTTATTATTTAGAGCAGATGATGTTCTCAGCACtggacaaaaagagagagagaaagaaattagTATTCTAGGAGCTTTTAGTCTGAAATTTAGGAGGAGAATCAACATGAGAATAGACCCTTGTTCACAGGCAGACACAcacaggccccagttcagcaaaacacttcagcACTTGCTTAATTTAGCACAAGTAGTCCGGTTGTAAGTCAgagactactcatgtgcataaagttaatcacacgtaagcactttgctgaatagCAATGGGGACCactcatgtgctttgctgaactggggccataaTCACTAAATCAAGTAATCCTATCTCTCCATAACTAGTCCATAATCTGAAAATTAGGTATCCAAAAGGtcaacatggggggggggggaatcttatACATCTGAGAAAAGCTACCATAAATTCCATTTAACTACACATGAAGTGCCTACCAGCTTTTGGTCACGGTGGTAATACGAATAATAAGTAATAGTGCATTTAGCCAAATCATTAGCTCCCCAATGAAGAAGATAATCCAGTGAAAGAAACAAACTTAGATCATTTTTATGTCCAAGGCTAGTTCAATTCATGTGGGAAACTTGGAAGAATAGAGTTGCTGATGAGTCCATCAATTAAGTCAAATGAGACCATCTTGGTCTTCCTTTGTCAGACCAGAATCTAATGTCTAAATATCTAAATCTATGATAAATTATAAAAATACACCACCTGGTCTAACAAGTGCAAAAACAtgtgatgggaaatgtaaatgtaatgtgGCCACCCAGACCCATCCATCTCAAGAGTACAGGTTTCATCAACAAGCCTCCCAGCTGGGGCAATGTCAGGGAAAATAGGGTTCAGCTTCTCATATATCTTCTAATTTTGCCATAATGCTGGTAGGTCATCCTTATCAGGAAAATCGTAAGTGGGGTGAAACAGGGTACTGAATATGAACCAATGAATATGACCCAAAACCACCATTTGGGTAAATTTGGATATCCACAGAAAAATCCATGTGTTTTATCTCAGTTAgtagtgttttatttttacacagtTTACCTGTTTGTTCATTTTCTGTCTGTGGGCAGTGTTCACTTCTGTTCCCTCAGACGTACAGTAACTGAAGTTCATTTTGAAAAGTGCACTGGTTTAAACTGCAAAGTTTGAAACTTTGGAAGTTCAGATCCGTTGGAGAGAAAACATATTGTAAAAACATTGCAGGTTGCTCTAAGGGAAAGTGCCATTGTAAGAAGTCTTTCTTAGTGACTGTGATAATGTTGTCTTTAGCAAGAGCAGCTGCAGTTCTTGCAGGATGAAAACACCAGACTACATGAGCTGGTGTGTAAGCTGAAAGTCCTAAGCTGTTGGAAGCAGACTATTCAAAAGGCACAACTCTCTGTAAAGCTGAGAAATGCAGAGAAGGTGAGAAGTCCCGATTCCTTCATTTTTACTattgtcttttttttgttttctgcttaAACTAGGGATCAAATTTGGCCAGCTCGCAGTAGCTAAAAAGCCAGTACTCTCTCATGGTGATTGTTATCTTGTGCTCCAAATTCTaagcttcattttaaaagaaGTAAATTATGGTTGTTCACAGTCCAAAGGTTATTTTTACAGAGTGTAAACCTGAACAGAGATGTCTGCCTCAATCAGCAGACAGTCTGAAATAACTCTGAGAAGTACTATGAACAGCCCACATTCACCCCATCGAGGCATTGACTCCGAAGACTAATTTTGACCATTTATATGTCAAAATTAACTATTTCACTACTGATCAAAGCAAATGAGACAGAAGAGGGACAACAATATTATGAAGATATGTATAGTCTAGTGGGAGAGGATGGGTATTTGTTTGTGGACGTAGTTTGGGAAAGTACTGCTTTTTTTGGGTAGAGGGGAAGGCTTAGGATAATTTGAATTCTGCTttggtgttgtcaaggttccttccccactctgaactctagggtacagatgtggggacctgcatgaaaacctcctaagcttatttttaccagcttaggttaaaacttccccaaggtacaaactattttcctttttcccttggactttattgttgccaccaccaagtgtctaacagatatataactagGAAAGAGCCCacctggaaacgtctttccctccaaaatcctccccaaaccctccaccccctttcctggggaaggcttgataaaaatcctcaccaatttatataggtgaacacagacccaaccccttggatctaaagaacaatgaaaaagcaatcagattcttaaaagaagaattttaatagaagtaaaagaatcacctctgtaaaatcaagatggtaaataccttacagggtaattagattcaaaacatagagaatccctctaggcaaaaccttaagttacaaaaagacacaaaaacaggaatctacattccattcagcacagcttattttctcagccatttaaagaaatcagaatctaatgcatatctagctagattacttactaagttctaagactccattcctgttctgttcccggcaaatgcatcacacagtcagagagcctttgtttctccccgcctccagcttttgaaagtatcttgtctcctcattggtcattgtggtcaggtgccagtgaggttatcctagcttcttaaccctttacaggtgaaagggtttttcctctggccaggtgggattttaaaggtgtttacccttccctttatatttgtgacaggtGTGCATGGTGCTTTTTATAGAAGGGAACTACAGGGTATTTAAGAAAAGCAGAATGGGATACAAGGTTCTCATTTAAATTAAGGAAAAGATGGATTAAGCTCAAAGATTACTAAATTAAACCAAAGTGCAGATGAATGGAAAAAATATGCCTTCTCTCTCTGAATGTGGTTGGACAGAAAGAAACATATAGTTTACTGACAGTTACATGGATTATTTGGCTCTATAAGCCAAACCAAAGAAAGGCAGAATGATCATACTTGTTAATTTAAAATTAGTAAAGGcagaatggtgtgtgtgtgtgtttaaaccaATGTACAACTGTATGTGCATACACTTTGTTAATTTATGTCAAGGAGATGCTAAATAGGTGGATGGATGATTGATTAATCAAAAAAGAGACTGAATTAGACTTCTGGCTTGTGGATTTGAAATAAAACGATGGCTCTCtatgacttaaaaaaaattaaaacaggaaaaattaatgggaatgttggttttgTTAGTTTAAATTGAGACAGCAAACTAGGTAATATATATGGTTGACCATCTTAAAAACTGAAGAGGGTAgaacagattctcagctgtgttAATTCATACCAAAGAAAGCCAGAAAGGAATCCAATAAGTGTTAACTTAGTGACAGGAAGGAAAGAACAAAATATTGCTTTGTATAAAGACTTGATGCTTATTGTATAAAAAGTCATTTTATAAAGCGTTACTTTACATGATTCAACTAGCCAAAACAAATGCATGGGCCTGACTTGCTGTGTGCTACTCTATGAATTCTTGGCAAGGCTGAAACTGGAGCCTGCATGTTTTTATTTCATCTTGTAGTCCTAGGGGCAGGTCAAGATTTATTTACAGAGCGAGAGAAGCGCAATACTGCAGATTACGTCACAAGTGAGCAATATTCTGTTGCTCTGGTTGAAGGTGCACCCCACCATGGGTCAATGCAGTCTCTATAGCTTAGGGGCGTTCCTGGATTCCTCATTGACGCTGAGCTCTTGCATAGCAGCATCTGTGAGTAACACTTTCTACAACCTTCACTTGGCTAGGAGTCTCCGTCTCATCCAGGTGAACGATAATTTGacctcagttattcatgcctgCATCACGTCTTGGCTGGACTACTGCAGAGTGGTTTTCCTGGGCATGAAACCTTCAGTATTTAGGAAATTCCGACAagtacagacagctgcagctcaTCTATTCAGCAACCTAGGCTACTGCAAGCACAGCAAGCCTATCCGCTGCTCACGACGCTGGCTACCCATAGAATATCAAATCAAGTTGAAGATCTTGGTCCTTATTTTCAAGATGACCCTGggcctaggccaggggtgggcaaactttttggtatGGGAAACTTTTTGGtatgagggccacatcggggttccaaactgtgtggagggccaggtgtagtgtattaaattgctccctgtAGGATTGTGCTACTTACATTGTACTATttacagctgccagtcctggtgctcggagcggcatggtaagggggcagggggggttggataaggggcaggaggttccggggggcagtcaggggacagggagcagttggataggATGGAGGTTCAGGaggggtcaggggacaggaaacagggggttggataggcatgggagccCTGGGGgccctgtcagggggcgggggtgtggatagggattggggcagtcagaggacaaggagcaagggggttggataggggttggggtcctgggggggcagttggggcagtcgggacaaggagcaagggggttggaAAACGTTTAGAAAATGGCAAGTGAGGCACTAAAGCTGTTTAACAACCAAAAGGATTAAAGAATACATATGTTTCTGCTGagaagagaggggggaaaaaaattgggcTGACCTTGTGATGTGGTTCAGGATTATGTATGAAGTGTCAGGTACATACCGCAAGATCTCTGAGACTCGTATAGACTTTTTATCAGAAGCACATGTGACCATTTAATCATAGTATCCTATAACATATTGGGGCCCTCCATGCAGGATGGAAAGTCAGTGGCTACCATTCTGACGTTTTATTATTTATGTGGTGTAACATGGGGCTTTAAAAACATGCAAGAAAAGAAGGACCCTTCCCTCaagaagaatttacaatctacatAAAATCGATGCAACAAAAGGACTGAGTAATTATCTTTGGTATGCAAGGAAGGTACCTATAGCTGCAGTGGGTTTGAATATACTGGAGTGAGGAGAGTTACTGAGGCAGAAGACAGGGAAGGAGGGTGTCAGGGTATGTATTACCCAGCCATGATGACAACTGAAGGTAAAAGTGAATGCAGGGCTGGCCTCAAACACAAGCAGAATAAGTGGCTGCTTTGTGCCCTACTCTTTGGCCTGTGGGCTCATGTGTCTTGTGTACTCTGCAACTAATATGCAACTCATGATccaatttttctttttgtcaattcAGGGCTGGCTCCATAAATCTGCTAGGCCAGTCCTGTATGAGTGAGTGAGTGTTCTATGGCAGAGAACACAAAATGGGATGGGAACCAGTCAATGTAAATTCCAGAATCAAATCCAGCAAACCCAGTTTCCCACAGAATCTGACTGCAACAGGATTCCATTGAACTTGAGGACAAATCTATTCATATTCAGCCGTACTGCGAGTTCTTATGAGTTTTGCTCACCAAAGCAGGACAAAATGATAAAGCTAATCACTGAACCGTGACAGATTATTTCCTGTAATTACTGAGGTTTTCTTTGCAAGTGATTATATCCCAGGTATCAGTATTATTGTCTGCCTGTCTGTAAACTTGCTGATAAGATTTCACTTTTAATTGAAACATATATGAATTAACATTCTAGGTGATAGTTGAAAACATTGAGATCTGATTCTACTTCAACTTTAATGGGAGTGTTTTATccgagtaaggactgcaggaaaCAGTTTAAAGGAGATCTGCAAAGGGAAAAATTAGGCTCATGCCTTTTTGTATGTATGAAGGAGTCCTGAATGTGGAGGCTATGTGGATTTGTTGTTttcaggggtgggggttggttcttaattacattagaaattcagatcATGTCTAGGTTAGAAGATCAGAGTTAACTTGAGTGGTCAACACCTGAATTGGCTTAGCCTAGGTATGAGCTGCAAAGCCATACCTTTGAGTTACTGTGTCCTCATTGGTGCTGCGCTCACCCATCTTGAGGCATATCCCAGGGTTCTTTGTACAGCAGGAAGCTGATctgctctgattctttcccaATGAATTATGGAAGGACTAGACTCTGCTTCTGGACAcacaggggaattgtgggaaagcaCTGGAAGACTATCAATACTTGAGTGATTTAGCCtacatcctcactgcaaagtaggAAGGTTACCAGCCTGAGTGAAAACAGCACCAGAGCTCTAGCTCATATACTGAGTAGTGCCAGCTAGCCTAGATTTTAAAACACCCACAAACTCAGGGGCAATACCTGAGTCAAAGTCTGAGTTAACTCTACAGTGAAGATGTACCCAGAGCATGAATGAAGAACTGTTAAGAGAGTGAGAGACCCTTAGTCAGTCTGGTTGTttaaaacttttgtttgttttattaacaCCTATTTAACGCTAGTGATTAACGTTTTGAATACAGGAAGACTTTGCTAAAAATTCAACACCCTCAGCCTTTAATAACATGTTAAGAATTCAAAATAAATGTATCCTATACCTCCTGCTGGTCCTCCAAAAAAACCAAGGAAGATCAGATTTTGTATTCCTGATATTGCTTAGgaccagggatcctagaaatctatTTGCCATGGAAAACGTGGCATTTCCATTTTTACAGAGAAATCtgtattttttacattttatgaaaatataaaaacatataTTAACTTTTAATTCTACtttactgaaagtaccagtgtcacttattcaatgcgcacaacctcctcctcctgtggttgattttttttaatgtgctgtAAATTTACATAGCTAAACATACTCCAATAAGCTGCTTCCAACGTACAGAGGTTACTCAGTGGCATATAGGGGTTTGTGTTTTAATGcatctcaaatttcacttcagcctccagatgtaagtaattaaagttatgaaaagaggccacaaactttaaaaatcaccctTACAGACCATGTTGCTGAGTTTGGCCAGGACAAATTTCAAGTTGATGGTAATGTGCATTTCTGTACTGTATGTGACAAGGCTGTAGATTACATTTGAAGGCAGACAGTTGAAGACCACGAGGAAAGTGCTAAACATAAATGGAATGAAAAGAAATGAAGAGGTTGAAACAGCAGGGTCATCAACTACAGCAAAGAAACAATGCACTGTGACTGGATCAttctattcattttattttattataatgattgATGGCATTGGTAGGCTTTGTACTTGCTTTAAAAAACTGTAAATgtatcaataaaacattgtgttcaactgatacctatatatattgTGGCCAGGAAAACTAAggttcagtgtttcattttaattgagtaaaaatgtgaattttatggtttgtttttttcttggagaatttttggttttttttaatcacagaaaactaggatctcttaagggcttatctacacacaaGTGTAATATTTTAACTACACTGGTACAACCCCCTCGTGTGGACACCATcgccagtataaaggtgcttatactCATAAGGGTAGGATGTAAGATATCCTTAtgctgaggtctggtctacacttaaaaggtaggttggcatagctgtggtgctcaggggtgtgaaaaactgACAGCCtaaaccccagtgtagatgcagctaggttgaaggaagaatgcttctgtcatcCTAGCTATTGTCGCTCAGGGAAGTGGAGTTCCTAAAGTGATAGAAAAGAACTTTCCATCACTGTCAGAAGCATCCTCACTAGAGGCATAGCTATGGTGTGgtagctgtgcctctgtagtgaagacatggACTCATATAAGTTGTACTAACCTTGAATATGTTGGTAAAAATGTATATATACCTATCACATACCTAACCCAAATAGTTCTATCCATACAAAATCTGTCTGTAAACCAAGCTTTAGCAAAAATGAACAGAAACATACCAAACAAGCCCCCAAATACAAAAACCCCCAAAATCAAACAAGCACCCCTACATTTTTCAGGCCTTCTTTTTGAatcagaaagaaacaaaaagggaCTCCCGCAACTTATTAAAAATCCCTTGCAGGTCACCTTTCAAGTAATCTGGTGCTATTAACAATAGAGGACCATGGCTTTCATTCCTTAATTTTATTACATTCTTTTTGTTAACAGGAGGCCCTTCAAAACAAAGAAGAGTGTTTGAATGCCAAGATGCTGGCAGAGCAAGAGGTGTTTTTATTTCGTCAGCAGCTGGTGGCTGTAAGGAAGGCTCTGGCAAAATCTCAAGTAGACAATGAAAGACTAAAGAAACAGTTAGATAAACAGGTACCTAAAATAACGGTCCTGACTCATTCTACGAAGTGGGTCAAATTATCACCTCCTCTCAATACCACTTACTTCAATAGAGAATTTTACCCATTGCCTTTCAAGAGGGAAATACTTCCTGAAACAATTGAGGGACAATTGAAAACTGAAGCTGAAGATGTATATATTTTGACTCTACCAAGCCATACATATTGGTTTGAGCGTTTTTCACATGTTGTAGTCAGAGAGAAATATAGACAAAAGCTGTTAGGGATCATATTTAAGATTTATATCACCTCAGCAAAATGACGATCAAAGATTTTAAAGGGTTATTTTATGAAAATGAAGCTGTAAGATGAAGATGTGAACTGTCCAAGAGCCTAAGAATATCTTCTAGATGCTAAATACCTGTATTAAAAAATAACTCCAGTAATCTATTGCTGATAATTATTTTACataagagagaaaaagaaaactcaATGTTTATTCCCACACACAAAAAGTttaacttaggccttgtctacactagagggtTAATTTGATGTAAGTTAGGCAGTTTAAGTTATGTAACTTACCAGAGCAGGGAGCTCCTTTCCAGGCATTGCTTAAAGGTGATGtgcaaaggagaaaaaagtgGGTGTCTGCTctattttgtttctgtttccagGAAGTTTGAggattggtttgtttttaattctgcttGTTTTTCTTACATGAGAAAGGAATGAGTCTTTCAAGTTCTGTTGCCTGACATATTGTTGTTTTCATGTTATAGAAACACTTGCTACAAGAAGTAGAACATAGGATGACTCAAGAAGCCCGGAGCAGGCAACAGCTGGATGTGATGAAAGCAGCAAACATGGAGAAGATGCTGGAAGACATGGGGCAGAAAGAACAGAGGCTGCAATGTCTGACTGAAGATGCTGAGAAATCTTCTAGAACAGTGCAGCTTCAGCAAAAACGGATCAAAAAAGAAATGCGGCAGGTAAGCGCCTAACTACACCTTTAAACACTTCAGCATGTACCATGTTGCTAAGGAAGCTAGCATTCCTTGAGAAATGTATTAGGGCCTCAGTATTGGTTACCAGCTGCATGTCTTTCTCTGAGCAATGCTGAATGCATCCCCTCCAGTGTCCTGGATTGCACAGTATAATCTGGATTTTGGGAGTTATTGCCACCTCCTTCTGCAGCCCTGCCAAACTAGGAGATGTTCTGAAACGAGAGACATCCCCATAGACTGCCTTTGGGTCTAAGGAACAGTGCACTGGGTTGGGGGCTAGGA from Lepidochelys kempii isolate rLepKem1 chromosome 3, rLepKem1.hap2, whole genome shotgun sequence encodes the following:
- the LOC140908914 gene encoding coiled-coil domain-containing protein 162-like, which translates into the protein MSRQVFEIISEVRKEGVDNMIDLKKKFGSTKDDDGLKVHLSKQEQLQFLQDENTRLHELVCKLKVLSCWKQTIQKAQLSVKLRNAEKEALQNKEECLNAKMLAEQEVFLFRQQLVAVRKALAKSQVDNERLKKQLDKQKHLLQEVEHRMTQEARSRQQLDVMKAANMEKMLEDMGQKEQRLQCLTEDAEKSSRTVQLQQKRIKKEMRQKDPRHILYNYIEELLHPPLNCDHL